In Zingiber officinale cultivar Zhangliang chromosome 3B, Zo_v1.1, whole genome shotgun sequence, a single window of DNA contains:
- the LOC122056420 gene encoding transcription factor PCF5-like, translated as MGEGDGLGYGQLSFLHHPPPRLPQTRSRCGSRVKGAAAGEIVEAQGGHVVRATGRKDRHSKVCTAKGPRERRVRLSAHTAIQFYDVQDRLGYDRPSKAVDWLIKNAKAAIDKLAELPTWIPTATVAVASSHPPSNNQAAVTEHPADAATAFNLARGGGGGNVSTSFLPSSMDTDSIADTFKSFFPTAATPAVTSPPSSSSIGFLAYSSDLPPRASNQINDLRLSLRSFQDPILHNPEPAHHHGQYHYSSAHFLPSAQLAFEAAASASWAQQGRRIVPWNAVEAIGGSAGYVFSFPPPQAVPLHSALGHNQLDSQRGPLQSSNARTVRAWASPIDAATDHQMQPPPMSSIGFASGAGFSGFRIPARFQGKGEHDDAAEKPPSCSS; from the coding sequence ATGGGGGAGGGCGACGGCCTCGGCTACGGCCAGCTGTCCTTCCTCCACCACCCGCCGCCGCGGCTGCCACAGACGCGGTCGAGGTGCGGAAGCAGGGTGAAGGGCGCGGCGGCGGGGGAAATCGTGGAGGCTCAGGGCGGCCATGTCGTGCGCGCTACCGGTCGCAAGGACCGCCACAGCAAGGTGTGCACCGCCAAGGGACCCCGCGAACGTCGTGTGCGCCTCTCCGCCCACACTGCCATCCAGTTCTACGACGTACAGGACCGCCTCGGTTACGACCGCCCAAGCAAGGCCGTCGATTGGCTCATCAAGAACGCCAAGGCCGCCATCGATAAGCTCGCTGAGCTGCCGACCTGGATCCCCACCGCCACTGTTGCGGTCGCCTCCTCCCACCCACCTTCCAATAATCAAGCCGCCGTCACCGAGCACCCCGCCGACGCTGCTACCGCTTTTAACTTGGCCAGAGGCGGCGGCGGAGGAAATGTAAGTACCAGTTTTCTTCCTTCGTCCATGGACACCGACTCCATTGCCGACACATTCAAATCCTTCTTCCCGACGGCTGCAACTCCCGCGGTTACTTCGCCGCCATCTAGCTCTTCCATCGGCTTCCTGGCCTATTCTTCCGATCTCCCTCCGCGAGCTAGCAACCAAATCAATGACCTACGCCTCTCGCTCCGCTCCTTCCAAGATCCAATTCTTCACAATCCGGAGCCCGCCCACCACCACGGCCAATACCACTACAGCTCAGCTCATTTCCTACCCTCCGCACAACTGGCCTTCGAGGCCGCAGCCTCCGCTAGTTGGGCCCAACAGGGCCGGCGCATTGTTCCATGGAATGCGGTGGAGGCGATCGGCGGTAGCGCTGGATACGTTTTCAGCTTTCCGCCACCGCAGGCTGTGCCTCTGCACTCTGCGCTCGGCCACAACCAACTTGATTCTCAGAGGGGACCCCTTCAGTCCAGCAACGCCCGCACTGTCCGCGCCTGGGCCAGCCCTATCGATGCCGCGACTGACCACCAGATGCAACCTCCGCCGATGTCCTCAATCGGATTCGCATCCGGTGCTGGCTTCTCAGGGTTCCGAATTCCAGCGCGGTTTCAGGGCAAAGGGGAGCACGACGACGCCGCTGAAAAGCCGCCCTCTTGTTCCTCTTAA
- the LOC122056421 gene encoding 14-3-3 protein 9-like isoform X2, producing the protein MASPKERESFVYTAKLAEQAERYDDMVEVMKKAAKLDVELTVEERNLLSVGYKNVIGARRAAWRVFNSIAQKEEARGNEQHAKMIKEYRLKVESELSDICSDIMTVIDEHLIPSSTAAEPLVFYNKMKGDYYRYLAEFKTGNEKKDVADQSLKAYEAATSTAESELSPTHPIRLGLALNFSVFYYEILNSPERACHLAKQAFDEAISELDTLSEESYKDSTLIMQLLRDNLTLWTNDIPEDSDDPAKGGAGEDAQ; encoded by the exons ATGGCGTCGCCGAAGGAACGCGAGAGCTTCGTCTACACTGCCAAGCTCGCCGAGCAGGCCGAGCGCTACGATG ATATGGTGGAGGTGATGAAGAAGGCGGCGAAGCTCGACGTCGAGCTCACCGTGGAGGAGCGGAACCTGCTGTCGGTGGGATACAAGAACGTGATTGGCGCGCGGCGGGCCGCGTGGAGGGTGTTCAACTCGATTGCGCAGAAGGAGGAGGCTAGGGGGAACGAGCAGCACGCGAAGATGATAAAGGAGTACAGGCTGAAGGTGGAGTCGGAGCTCTCTGACATCTGCAGCGACATCATGACTGTGATCGACGAGCATCTCATTCCGTCTTCGACGGCTGCGGAACCGTTGGTCTTCTACAACAAGAT GAAGGGAGATTATTACCGCTACCTGGCAGAATTCAAGACTGGAAACGAAAAAAAGGATGTTGCAGATCAGTCCCTGAAAGCGTATGAG GCAGCTACAAGTACAGCTGAGTCTGAATTGTCTCCTACACATCCAATTCGACTGGGTTTGGCATTGAACTTCTCTGTGTTCTACTATGAGATCTTGAACTCGCCAGAAAG GGCTTGCCATCTTGCTAAGCAAGCTTTTGATGAAGCGATTTCTGAGTTGGATACATTGAGTGAGGAATCATACAAAGATAGCACACTGATTATGCAACTTCTGAGGGATAACCTCACATTGTGGACCAATGACATCCCTGAGGATAGTG ATGATCCTGCAAAGGGTGGAGCTGGTGAAGATGCTCAG TGA
- the LOC122056421 gene encoding 14-3-3-like protein B isoform X1, giving the protein MASPKERESFVYTAKLAEQAERYDDMVEVMKKAAKLDVELTVEERNLLSVGYKNVIGARRAAWRVFNSIAQKEEARGNEQHAKMIKEYRLKVESELSDICSDIMTVIDEHLIPSSTAAEPLVFYNKMKGDYYRYLAEFKTGNEKKDVADQSLKAYEAATSTAESELSPTHPIRLGLALNFSVFYYEILNSPERACHLAKQAFDEAISELDTLSEESYKDSTLIMQLLRDNLTLWTNDIPEDSADDPAKGGAGEDAQ; this is encoded by the exons ATGGCGTCGCCGAAGGAACGCGAGAGCTTCGTCTACACTGCCAAGCTCGCCGAGCAGGCCGAGCGCTACGATG ATATGGTGGAGGTGATGAAGAAGGCGGCGAAGCTCGACGTCGAGCTCACCGTGGAGGAGCGGAACCTGCTGTCGGTGGGATACAAGAACGTGATTGGCGCGCGGCGGGCCGCGTGGAGGGTGTTCAACTCGATTGCGCAGAAGGAGGAGGCTAGGGGGAACGAGCAGCACGCGAAGATGATAAAGGAGTACAGGCTGAAGGTGGAGTCGGAGCTCTCTGACATCTGCAGCGACATCATGACTGTGATCGACGAGCATCTCATTCCGTCTTCGACGGCTGCGGAACCGTTGGTCTTCTACAACAAGAT GAAGGGAGATTATTACCGCTACCTGGCAGAATTCAAGACTGGAAACGAAAAAAAGGATGTTGCAGATCAGTCCCTGAAAGCGTATGAG GCAGCTACAAGTACAGCTGAGTCTGAATTGTCTCCTACACATCCAATTCGACTGGGTTTGGCATTGAACTTCTCTGTGTTCTACTATGAGATCTTGAACTCGCCAGAAAG GGCTTGCCATCTTGCTAAGCAAGCTTTTGATGAAGCGATTTCTGAGTTGGATACATTGAGTGAGGAATCATACAAAGATAGCACACTGATTATGCAACTTCTGAGGGATAACCTCACATTGTGGACCAATGACATCCCTGAGGATAGTG CAGATGATCCTGCAAAGGGTGGAGCTGGTGAAGATGCTCAG TGA